The proteins below come from a single Ictalurus furcatus strain D&B chromosome 27, Billie_1.0, whole genome shotgun sequence genomic window:
- the spi1b gene encoding transcription factor PU.1b isoform X1, translated as MLSSYRMEGYIIPPKKTWTGWMSQAPSEFKDYWALVNRDSTEDMIYDPEIYRQQMEYQYIIDGDGQNDHTWEYNAHHVHPGDFENLTESHFTELQSVVQQVHPSSVHRFTDVEPSHFLDPSLAGHHLALPTPQMACLPRPSLYYSHSVQPSPLLRSSDDDDPGSRSPPLEVSDEECMRDHISSTTGVEHGNKKKIRLYQFLLDLLRNGDMKDSIWWVDKEKGTFQFSSKHKEVLAHRWGVQKGNRKKMTYQKMARALRNYGKTGEVKKVKKKLTYQFSGDVLGKSHLERKLYM; from the exons ATGTTGTCTTCATACAGAATGGAGGGGTACATCATCCCGCCT AAAAAAACCTGGACTGGCTGGATGTCACAGGCACCATCTGAATTTAAAGATTACTGGGCACTTGTAAATAGAGAT TCAACGGAAGATATGATCTATGATCCTGAAATCTATCGACAACAGATGGAATATCAATACATCATCGATGGAGACGGCCAGAATG ATCATACTTGGGAGTACAATGCACACCATGTCCACCCTGGGGACTTTGAGAATTTGACAGAGAGCCACTTCACGGAGCTCCAGAGTGTGGTTCAGCAGGTTCATCCTTCCAGTGTGCATCGCTTTACTGATGTAGAACCTAGCCATTTTCTGGATCCCAGTCTGGCTGGACACCATCTGGCACTGCCTACTCCACAG ATGGCTTGTTTGCCCCGACCGTCTCTGTATTACTCCCATAGTGTGCAGCCCTCACCTCTCCTGCGTAGCTCGGATGATGATGACCCCGGCAGCCGCAGTCCCCCCCTGGAGGTGTCCGATGAGGAGTGTATGAGGGACCACATCAGCTCTACTACTGGGGTAGAACATG GAAACAAGAAAAAGATTCGTCTGTATCAGTTCCTGCTGGACCTTCTGCGAAACGGGGACATGAAGGACAGCATCTGGTGGGTGGACAAAGAAAAGGGAACTTTCCAGTTCTCCTCCAAACACAAAGAGGTTCTGGCCCACCGCTGGGGAGTGCAGAAAGGCAACCGTAAGAAGATGACCTACCAGAAAATGGCCAGGGCACTGAGAAACTACGGCAAGACCGGGGAGGTCAAAAAGGTCAAGAAGAAGCTCACGTACCAGTTCAGTGGTGATGTGCTGGGAAAGAGCCACCTGGAAAGAAAGTTGTACAtgtaa
- the spi1b gene encoding transcription factor PU.1b isoform X2: MLSSYRMEGYIIPPSTEDMIYDPEIYRQQMEYQYIIDGDGQNDHTWEYNAHHVHPGDFENLTESHFTELQSVVQQVHPSSVHRFTDVEPSHFLDPSLAGHHLALPTPQMACLPRPSLYYSHSVQPSPLLRSSDDDDPGSRSPPLEVSDEECMRDHISSTTGVEHGNKKKIRLYQFLLDLLRNGDMKDSIWWVDKEKGTFQFSSKHKEVLAHRWGVQKGNRKKMTYQKMARALRNYGKTGEVKKVKKKLTYQFSGDVLGKSHLERKLYM; the protein is encoded by the exons ATGTTGTCTTCATACAGAATGGAGGGGTACATCATCCCGCCT TCAACGGAAGATATGATCTATGATCCTGAAATCTATCGACAACAGATGGAATATCAATACATCATCGATGGAGACGGCCAGAATG ATCATACTTGGGAGTACAATGCACACCATGTCCACCCTGGGGACTTTGAGAATTTGACAGAGAGCCACTTCACGGAGCTCCAGAGTGTGGTTCAGCAGGTTCATCCTTCCAGTGTGCATCGCTTTACTGATGTAGAACCTAGCCATTTTCTGGATCCCAGTCTGGCTGGACACCATCTGGCACTGCCTACTCCACAG ATGGCTTGTTTGCCCCGACCGTCTCTGTATTACTCCCATAGTGTGCAGCCCTCACCTCTCCTGCGTAGCTCGGATGATGATGACCCCGGCAGCCGCAGTCCCCCCCTGGAGGTGTCCGATGAGGAGTGTATGAGGGACCACATCAGCTCTACTACTGGGGTAGAACATG GAAACAAGAAAAAGATTCGTCTGTATCAGTTCCTGCTGGACCTTCTGCGAAACGGGGACATGAAGGACAGCATCTGGTGGGTGGACAAAGAAAAGGGAACTTTCCAGTTCTCCTCCAAACACAAAGAGGTTCTGGCCCACCGCTGGGGAGTGCAGAAAGGCAACCGTAAGAAGATGACCTACCAGAAAATGGCCAGGGCACTGAGAAACTACGGCAAGACCGGGGAGGTCAAAAAGGTCAAGAAGAAGCTCACGTACCAGTTCAGTGGTGATGTGCTGGGAAAGAGCCACCTGGAAAGAAAGTTGTACAtgtaa
- the si:ch73-314g15.3 gene encoding uncharacterized protein si:ch73-314g15.3, which produces MEHFEQDLVEALRDVVKAGSWQCVGEAAKFKSACTKLYSEDGEHIVVVRTEDGRFWAMDSSCPHEGGPLDQGDIEDLGDGKLALICPWHDFDFSLETGSSSTGLQNQVYKVRVVDGKLYINTQSSLSLYPVPVTKKAIQDALLPMDTKFESSENTLCSWATKILCTPDPLEKVALTKQVQSWWDTGEITEIGECAPPAQPSRIDSLTVVEPGKIKRGKGGTQASRIALLHSLANIEQWAIDLSWDIIARFSTVKLSSGDSLPQEFFSDFVKVASDEAKHYELLEQRIKELGSSFGALPVHNGLWQSAAETSHDLLSRLAIVHMVHEARGLDVHPQTLSRFAAQEDTSSVKILEVIYADEITHVAAGLRWFTYICSKEERDCLATFHDLVKLHFKGYLKPPFNIEGRKTAGMTEEWYVPLVKPSS; this is translated from the exons ATGGAGCATTTTGAGCAGGATTTAGTCGAGGCTCTCAGGGATGTTGTGAAAGCCGGGAGCTGGCAGTGTGTGGGAGAAGCAGCCAAGTTCAAGTCAGCATGCACCAA GTTGTACTCTGAGGATGGAGAGCATATCGTTGTTGTGCGAACAGAAGATGGACGGTTTTGGGCGATGGATTCATCCTGCCCACATGAAG GGGGTCCACTTGACCAAGGAGACATCGAGGACCTTGGAGACGGCAAACTGGCACTAATATGCCCATGGCATGATTTTGATTTTAGCCTGGAGACAGGTTCATCCTCCACAGGACTGCAG AATCAAGTCTACAAGGTGAGAGTAGTGGATGgaaaactgtatataaatactCAAAGTAGCTTGTCTCTTTACCCAGTCCCTGTGACGAAAAAGGCAATCCAAG ATGCCTTGTTACCCATGGACACAAAGTTCGAATCATCAGAAAACACACTCTGCTCCTGGGCCACGAAAATCCTCTGTACTCCAGACCCACTTGAAAAG GTGGCTTTGACTAAGCAGGTGCAGAGCTGGTGGGACACTGGGGAAATAACAGAGATTGGTGAGTGTGCACCACCGGCTCAGCCTAGCAGAATAGATAGTCTGACTGTGGTGGAGCCGGGCAAAATCAAACGTGGCAAAGGAGGCACTCAG GCAAGCAGAATTGCTTTGCTTCATTCTCTGGCTAATATAGAGCAGTGGGCTATTGACCTCTCATGGGACATCATTGCTCGATTCTCTACAGTCAAGCTGAGCTCAGGAGACTCACTACCACAAGAGTTCTTCAGTGACTTTGTCAAAGTAGCCAGTGATGAAGCCAAG cATTATGAATTATTAGAGCAAAGGATCAAGGAGCTTGGCTCCTCTTTTGGTGCCCTTCCAGTACATAATG GTTTGTGGCAATCAGCAGCAGAAACATCACATGATCTTCTGTCTAGGCTGGCTATAGTACACATGGTCCATGAGGCTAG GGGCTTAGACGTGCACCCTCAGACACTGTCCCGCTTTGCAGCACAGGAAGACACAAGCTCAGTAAAGATCCTGGAGGTGATTTATGCTGATGAGATAACACACGTGGCTGCAGGACTCCGATGGTTCACTTACATTTGCTCCAAGGAGGAACGG GATTGTCTGGCAACATTCCACGACTTGGTTAAATTGCATTTCAAAGGGTATCTGAAGCCTCCATTCAACATAGAGGGAAGGAAGACAGCAGGAATGACAGAGGAG tGGTATGTTCCACTTGTTAAACCGTCCAGCTGA